In a single window of the Flavivirga spongiicola genome:
- a CDS encoding HYC_CC_PP family protein, whose protein sequence is MIKKILHKSFSMLLALLVLFSTVSFAIEKHFCGDVLVDISIFSEVDKCSMEVYECALEKVTKKRCCKDVVDVVEGQNELKFSSFEDLDFEQQQIIASYTYAYIGLFEELPKLTIPHKDYSPPNLVADIQVLDQVFII, encoded by the coding sequence GTGATAAAAAAAATATTACATAAAAGTTTTTCAATGCTTCTGGCATTGCTCGTTCTGTTTTCAACAGTATCCTTTGCTATTGAAAAACATTTTTGCGGTGATGTTTTAGTAGATATTTCTATTTTTTCTGAAGTAGATAAGTGTTCTATGGAAGTTTATGAGTGTGCTTTAGAAAAGGTCACAAAGAAACGATGTTGTAAAGATGTGGTTGACGTTGTTGAAGGTCAAAATGAATTAAAATTTTCTTCATTTGAAGATTTAGATTTTGAGCAGCAACAAATTATTGCATCTTATACATACGCTTATATTGGTCTTTTTGAGGAGCTACCTAAGTTAACAATTCCTCACAAGGATTATTCTCCACCTAATTTGGTCGCTGACATACAAGTGCTGGACCAAGTCTTTATAATTTGA
- a CDS encoding exosortase F system-associated membrane protein, producing the protein MSKLIKYIVLFVLFGLLVLIRVFENELFYDPYLVFFQNDYLYIDSPRREVLKLVSFTSLRYLLNSIISLGILYVFFKDKGIIKFSIIIYALAYIVLLLIYLYFVVNPRQEDYYMFFNVRRFLIQPIILILLLPAFYYHRLRG; encoded by the coding sequence ATGTCTAAATTAATTAAATACATAGTGTTATTTGTATTGTTCGGATTGCTGGTTTTAATTCGAGTTTTCGAAAATGAATTATTTTACGACCCTTATTTAGTGTTTTTTCAGAATGACTACCTGTATATTGATAGTCCAAGACGAGAAGTTTTAAAATTAGTAAGTTTCACCTCATTACGATATTTGCTAAACAGTATTATTTCATTAGGTATTTTATATGTGTTTTTTAAAGATAAAGGCATCATTAAATTTTCAATAATCATCTATGCGTTGGCTTATATTGTTTTGTTGTTAATCTATTTATACTTCGTTGTTAATCCGAGACAGGAAGATTATTATATGTTTTTTAATGTACGCCGTTTTTTAATACAACCTATTATTTTAATCTTATTATTACCTGCTTTTTATTATCACAGACTTAGAGGTTAA
- the xrtF gene encoding exosortase family protein XrtF, producing the protein MKTLFIKYKSVIKFILTFLLVYISFSVVYKMYLDVSEGSKFYPDYMTHLVAKQSESLLNTFGYHAQVLPHPDEPSMKVIVDNEYLARVIEGCNSISVVILFISFIMAFSGKLKTTFFYILSGSVLIYTVNLLRIVILTIALYHYPEHKEILHTVVFPAIIYGIMFLLWIFWVNRFSKLKKKNV; encoded by the coding sequence ATGAAAACACTCTTTATAAAATACAAGTCGGTTATAAAGTTTATCCTTACTTTTTTATTGGTTTATATATCTTTTTCTGTGGTGTATAAGATGTATTTAGATGTTTCCGAAGGTTCGAAATTTTATCCTGATTATATGACACATTTGGTGGCTAAACAAAGTGAATCGTTATTAAACACGTTTGGATATCATGCTCAGGTGTTGCCGCACCCAGATGAACCCTCTATGAAAGTTATTGTAGATAACGAGTATTTAGCACGTGTTATTGAAGGGTGTAACTCTATAAGCGTTGTTATTTTATTCATATCATTTATTATGGCTTTTTCAGGAAAATTGAAAACTACATTTTTTTATATACTTTCCGGGAGTGTCTTAATTTATACGGTCAATTTACTGCGTATTGTCATATTAACCATAGCGTTATACCATTATCCTGAGCATAAGGAAATATTACATACGGTTGTTTTTCCTGCAATTATTTATGGAATTATGTTTTTATTGTGGATTTTTTGGGTGAATCGTTTTTCTAAACTAAAAAAGAAAAATGTCTAA
- a CDS encoding GAF domain-containing protein yields the protein MIFKDLKPQVETIVSHTEKTVDERLLNICELLETHIAYYNWVGFYFRNGDKEELHLGPYVGAPTDHKVIPFGKGICGQVAVSNENFVVPDVAAQDNYIACSITVKAEIVIPIFVNEKNIGQIDIDSNTPDPFTEADERFLEFVCSQVAKLF from the coding sequence ATGATTTTTAAAGACCTAAAACCACAAGTAGAAACTATTGTTTCGCATACAGAAAAAACAGTAGATGAGCGTCTTTTAAACATTTGTGAACTACTTGAAACCCATATAGCATATTACAACTGGGTTGGTTTTTATTTTAGAAATGGTGATAAAGAAGAATTACATTTAGGCCCTTATGTGGGAGCACCTACAGACCATAAAGTGATTCCCTTTGGGAAAGGCATTTGCGGACAAGTGGCTGTTAGCAATGAAAACTTTGTAGTACCAGATGTAGCTGCACAGGATAACTATATAGCTTGTAGTATTACTGTTAAAGCTGAAATTGTTATTCCAATTTTTGTAAATGAGAAAAACATAGGTCAAATTGATATTGATTCTAATACGCCTGATCCATTTACTGAAGCTGACGAACGTTTTTTAGAGTTTGTTTGTTCTCAAGTAGCAAAATTATTTTAA
- the purH gene encoding bifunctional phosphoribosylaminoimidazolecarboxamide formyltransferase/IMP cyclohydrolase produces MSNEKTIKSALISVFSKDGLEPIVKKLNEQGVTIYSTGGTQKFINDLGVDVVPVEEITSYPSILGGRVKTLHPKVFGGILNRQNHDGDVAELAAFEIPQIDVVIVDLYPFEKTVASGASEQDIIEKIDIGGISLIRAAAKNYADVICVSSVDDYAEFLDLISENNGAISEENRKRFAGKAFNISSHYDTAIFNYFNKNHDEAALKISETKGKVLRYGENPHQRGFFFGNFDELFTKLHGKELSYNNLLDVDAAVNLMTEFKNDAPTFAILKHNNACGLAQRDTLHQAYIDALAGDPVSAFGGVLISNTEIDVATAEEIHKLFCEVVIAPSFSAEALTILQGKKNRIILVLHDIELPNMNVRSCLNGVLLQDRNNITDTIEGLTNVTNPTPNDSELEDLIFASKICKHTKSNTIVLAKNKQLCASGTGQTSRVDALEQAIHKANSFNFDLKGAAMASDAFFPFPDCVEIAKNAGVTAVIQPGGSIKDQLSIDYCNENNLAMVFTGTRHFKH; encoded by the coding sequence ATGAGCAACGAGAAAACCATTAAATCTGCATTAATCTCAGTATTTAGTAAAGACGGATTAGAACCTATTGTAAAAAAATTAAACGAACAAGGTGTTACCATATACTCTACTGGTGGTACTCAAAAATTTATAAACGATTTAGGTGTAGATGTGGTTCCTGTTGAAGAGATAACTTCTTATCCTTCTATTCTTGGTGGCCGTGTAAAAACGTTACACCCTAAAGTTTTTGGTGGTATTTTAAACAGACAAAATCATGACGGTGATGTCGCAGAATTAGCAGCATTTGAAATTCCTCAAATTGATGTGGTTATTGTTGATTTATATCCATTTGAAAAAACAGTGGCTTCGGGTGCTAGCGAACAAGATATTATTGAAAAAATTGATATTGGTGGCATTTCGTTAATTCGCGCTGCTGCTAAAAACTATGCGGATGTTATTTGTGTATCATCAGTAGATGATTATGCTGAATTTTTAGATCTGATTTCTGAAAATAATGGCGCTATTTCAGAAGAAAACAGAAAGCGTTTTGCAGGCAAAGCCTTTAATATATCTTCACATTACGACACGGCTATTTTTAACTATTTTAATAAAAACCATGATGAAGCTGCTTTAAAGATTAGCGAAACTAAAGGAAAAGTATTGCGCTACGGAGAAAACCCTCACCAAAGAGGTTTTTTCTTTGGAAACTTTGATGAGCTATTCACGAAACTTCATGGTAAAGAATTAAGTTATAACAACCTTTTAGATGTTGATGCTGCTGTAAATTTAATGACTGAATTTAAAAACGACGCACCAACTTTTGCCATTTTAAAACATAATAACGCTTGTGGTTTAGCACAACGCGACACACTACACCAAGCTTATATTGATGCTTTAGCAGGAGACCCTGTGTCTGCTTTTGGAGGTGTTTTAATTAGTAATACTGAAATTGATGTCGCTACAGCAGAAGAAATTCATAAGCTATTCTGTGAAGTTGTTATTGCGCCTTCTTTTTCGGCAGAAGCTCTAACAATTCTTCAAGGCAAAAAGAATCGTATTATACTAGTGCTTCACGATATAGAATTACCAAATATGAATGTTAGAAGTTGTTTAAATGGCGTGTTGCTTCAAGACAGAAACAATATTACTGATACTATTGAAGGTCTAACAAATGTTACAAACCCGACTCCTAACGATAGCGAACTGGAAGATTTAATATTTGCTTCAAAAATTTGTAAACACACAAAATCTAACACCATTGTATTAGCAAAAAACAAGCAGTTATGTGCCAGCGGTACGGGGCAAACAAGTCGCGTTGATGCTCTGGAACAAGCCATCCATAAAGCAAATTCGTTTAATTTTGACTTGAAAGGTGCTGCTATGGCGAGTGATGCTTTTTTTCCTTTCCCGGACTGTGTTGAGATTGCAAAAAATGCCGGTGTAACTGCTGTTATTCAACCAGGTGGCTCTATAAAAGATCAATTAAGCATTGATTATTGTAATGAAAATAATTTAGCCATGGTTTTCACTGGCACACGTCATTTTAAACATTAA
- a CDS encoding rod shape-determining protein, with product MGFFDFLTEEIAIDLGTANTLIIHNDKVVVDSPSIVARDRISGKIIAVGKEASLMQGKTHENIKTIRPLKDGVIADFDASEQMISMFIKNIPALKKKFFTPALRMVICIPSGITEVEMRAVKESAERVNGKEVYLIHEPMAAAIGIGVDIMQPKGNMVVDIGGGTTEIAVIALGGIVCDKSVKIAGDVFTNDIVYYMRTQHNLYVGERTAEKIKIQIGAATEDLELPPEDMSVQGRDLLTGKPKQVSISHREIAKALDKSILRIEDAVMETLSQTPPELAADIYNTGIYLAGGGSMLRGLDKRLSQKTDLPVYIAEDPLRAVVRGTGITLKNLPKYKSVLIK from the coding sequence ATGGGCTTTTTTGACTTCCTAACCGAAGAAATTGCAATAGATTTAGGAACTGCAAACACACTTATTATTCATAACGACAAAGTAGTTGTTGATTCACCTTCCATTGTTGCACGAGATAGAATTTCTGGTAAAATTATTGCCGTTGGTAAAGAAGCCAGTTTAATGCAGGGAAAAACGCATGAAAACATAAAAACTATTCGCCCTTTAAAAGATGGTGTAATTGCAGATTTTGATGCGTCTGAACAAATGATAAGTATGTTCATTAAAAACATACCTGCTTTAAAAAAGAAGTTTTTTACACCTGCGCTTCGTATGGTTATATGTATTCCATCAGGGATTACAGAAGTAGAAATGCGTGCTGTAAAAGAAAGTGCAGAACGTGTCAATGGTAAAGAGGTCTATTTAATACATGAACCAATGGCAGCAGCTATTGGTATTGGTGTAGATATTATGCAACCTAAAGGAAATATGGTTGTGGATATAGGTGGTGGTACCACAGAAATTGCTGTTATAGCTCTTGGAGGTATCGTCTGTGACAAATCTGTTAAAATTGCAGGTGATGTTTTCACCAATGATATTGTTTACTATATGCGTACACAACACAACTTATATGTTGGAGAGCGTACTGCAGAAAAAATAAAAATACAAATAGGTGCCGCAACTGAAGATTTAGAATTGCCACCGGAAGATATGAGTGTTCAAGGACGCGATTTATTAACTGGTAAACCTAAACAAGTATCTATTTCGCATAGAGAAATTGCTAAAGCTCTGGATAAATCTATCTTAAGAATTGAGGATGCTGTTATGGAAACTTTATCTCAAACGCCTCCAGAATTAGCTGCAGACATATACAACACTGGTATTTATTTAGCCGGTGGTGGCTCGATGTTACGAGGTTTAGATAAGCGTTTATCTCAAAAAACAGACCTTCCGGTTTACATAGCCGAAGACCCACTACGTGCAGTCGTTAGAGGTACTGGTATTACACTTAAAAATTTACCTAAATACAAAAGTGTATTGATAAAATAG
- the mreC gene encoding rod shape-determining protein MreC, whose translation MQQIINFIIRNKNFLLFLLLFSISILFTIQSHSYHKSKFINSANFLTGSIYNSANNISEYFSLKSQNKLLSEENKHLKSLLYNSKSIMEKEHLDSLNTPYYFSNAQVIKNNYSATDNIILINKGENDSIKQDFGVVTTQGIIGIVDETSGNFATVISILNTTSSISAQLKKTNHFGTLEWDAKNPAIVQLTDIPKIANVLVGDTIVTSGRSSIFPKDINIGLIENYKLDAAENYYEINVRLFNDMTDLEHVYIIENTNKPEITNLLNE comes from the coding sequence ATGCAACAGATTATTAATTTTATAATAAGGAACAAAAACTTTTTGTTGTTCTTGTTGCTGTTTTCTATTTCAATTTTATTTACGATTCAATCGCATTCTTACCATAAGAGTAAGTTTATTAATTCAGCTAATTTTTTAACAGGAAGTATCTACAATTCTGCAAATAATATTAGTGAGTATTTTAGTTTAAAATCTCAAAACAAACTTTTATCTGAAGAAAACAAGCACTTAAAATCTCTTCTGTATAATTCGAAAAGTATTATGGAAAAAGAGCATTTAGATAGCCTTAATACACCTTACTATTTTTCCAATGCTCAGGTTATTAAAAACAATTATTCTGCAACAGATAATATAATCCTAATTAATAAAGGGGAAAACGACAGTATAAAACAAGATTTTGGTGTGGTAACAACTCAAGGTATTATAGGCATTGTTGACGAAACAAGCGGCAATTTTGCAACCGTGATATCTATTTTAAATACGACAAGTTCTATAAGTGCTCAACTAAAAAAAACAAATCACTTCGGCACCTTAGAATGGGATGCTAAAAATCCTGCTATCGTTCAACTTACAGACATCCCTAAAATAGCTAATGTTTTAGTTGGAGATACCATCGTTACTTCCGGACGTTCTTCTATATTCCCTAAAGACATAAATATAGGTCTCATCGAAAATTACAAACTTGATGCTGCCGAAAATTATTATGAGATTAATGTGAGACTTTTTAACGATATGACCGATCTGGAGCATGTTTATATCATAGAAAACACTAATAAACCTGAGATTACTAATTTACTAAATGAATAA